The following proteins are encoded in a genomic region of Rhinoraja longicauda isolate Sanriku21f chromosome 28, sRhiLon1.1, whole genome shotgun sequence:
- the LOC144607173 gene encoding immunoglobulin kappa light chain-like, with protein MQTLCFFWSLALWLGSGECQTVTQPATVSVNPGDTATLECNVGIKDNLYSYWYKQIPGTTPQFILRYYHGHNASTYGSGFSSDRFTSKANTAATVYQLIISKAEVNDAAAYYCYKYFTANSTGVFGPGTKLFVTASQLPDPSVKLLRPSADEMSAKGAGTLVCLVSKLSVGFPAVSWTVDGNPPSGEVQTSAVSRDTDNTFSLSSYLAVRGADWSSGKVYSCTVQQGAASKISATLTQSGC; from the exons ATGCAGACGCTGTGCTTtttctggtctctggcactgtggctgGGCT CTGGAGAATGTCAGACCGTAACCCAACCCGCGACCGTGTCGGTGAATCCAGGAGACACGGCCACGCTGGAATGCAATGTCGGAATAAAGGACAACCTTTATTCTTATTGGTACAAACAGATACCGGGAACAACTCCTCAGTTCATCCTCCGCTATTATCACGGACACAACGCCTCGACCTATGGGTCAGGTTTTAGCAGTGATCGTTTCACATCGAAAGCCAACACCGCCGCCACCGTTTACCAGTTGATCATCAGCAAGGCGGAGGTGAATGACGCTGCCGCCTATTACTGTTACAAGTACTTTACAGCGAACAGTAC GGGGGTGTTCGGCCCAGGGACCAAGCTCTTTGTTACAG CTTCGCAGCTCCCAGACCCTTCAGTGAAACTGCTGAGGCCGTCAGCCGACGAGATGTCCGCTAAAGGAGCGGGCACCTTAGTGTGCCTGGTCAGTAAACTGTCCGTGGGCTTCCCCGCCGTCAGCTGGACAGTGGACGGGAATCCGCCGAGCGGTGAGGTGCAAACCAGCGCGGTGAGTCGGGACACGGACAACACCTTCAGTCTCAGCAGCTACCTGGCGGTGCGGGGCGCAGACTGGAGCAGTGGGAAGGTGTACTCCTGCACAGTTCAACAAGGAGCAGCCTCGAAAATATCCGCCACACTCACACAATCCGGCTGTTAA